The genomic DNA CGACCGTCCACGGTTGCGGTCGCGAAAAGCAGGCCGCCATCCGTCCTCGGCGTACCGCGGCAGTGGTTGGCATCCGGCGTGGCGCTAACCGCGGGCATAGCCATTCTGGTTGGGCTCATCTACGTCCGCCACAGCCGGTCCGCATCGGCCGCCGTGCGACTGCAATTTGAAGAGCCCTATGCACCGTCGCCGCCCGCTGGCGCCGCAGCTAGCGGACAGCCCCAGCCAACTGTCGACAGGCAAGCGACGGCAAAGCCTTCCGCCGCACGCGGAATAACTCCGAGGCTGCCGTCCGCGGTTATCGTGCAACCGACGCATGCAACACCTCCCGCCCCCGCAAGCTTCACTGCCACAGCCGCGGTTGCCACTCTCCCAGCGCCGGGACAGCCCGTTCCATCTCGTTCCATCAATACTGAAGGCGCAGCCCGGCCAGCGGCGATTGCTTCAGCGGATCCTGTGCCTCCTGTTGCCGGTATTGCCCACGAGGTGACATCAGCTGAGGTGACATCGAGTAACGTGACCCCCATCGGGCGCCTGGTGATTGCCGCGGCGCCCCTGAGCTTCAGCTACCCGGAATCGCCGAATGCGAATTTGATCGGTAGGGTGCATCTGCGAGTTTTCGTCGCTGCCGACGGTTCGGTGAAAGAGGTCGCGGCTCTCACCGGCAACCGCGCGCTGGCCGATGCCGCCGTCCGGGCGGTGCGGCGCTGGCGATATCGTCCGCCCCAATTGAATGGCCAGCCGATTGAAGCGGAGACGAACGTAACCATCAATTTTGCCGGCGACGACGCCGTGACCATCGCCTTTCGCTGAATTTCCACTGCAGGCTGAACGGGGAACAAGCCCGCTCTAAACTGCGTCAGAAGTCCTCACGACATGACCGCCGAGCGGTGATTTCTATCACAGCGCCCTTCCAGCCCCCTGTTCGACACTTAAGGGTTGTTTCCCCCGCTCGGAGGGGCGATATAATGGCTACTTTTGCTATGCCCAAGACAGCTCATGTCACGCCTGCACTGCGCCTGGCCAAGCGGATGTCGCGCCTCGGCACCGAAACCGCCTTTGAAGTGCTGGTCCGCGCGCGCGCCCTTGAGGCGCAGGGCAAGAACATCGTCCACCTGGAAATCGGCGAACCGGATTTCGATACCCCGTCCAACATCATCGAAGCCGGAAGCAACGCCCTGCACAAGGGGTTCACTCACTACGGTCCATCGCCGGGGCTGCCCGAACTGCGCCAGACCATCGCCGACTACATTTCTCGCACCCGCAAGGTGAAGGTTGCACCCGAGGAAGTCGTCGTTGTGCCCGGCGGCAAGCCG from Terriglobales bacterium includes the following:
- a CDS encoding TonB family protein, whose translation is MGVLSKKLRSGVVELATDTGPLYASPTLRQRVYLLWIFRHFHRLSHQVLNQRQREVVDKLCRASTLRRYASAPIIGVVENARVASQRKSVAAAIKSTESALAQAVGAASVSVPGRIQSPNTPLDSRWLDTRPVRRPSTVAVAKSRPPSVLGVPRQWLASGVALTAGIAILVGLIYVRHSRSASAAVRLQFEEPYAPSPPAGAAASGQPQPTVDRQATAKPSAARGITPRLPSAVIVQPTHATPPAPASFTATAAVATLPAPGQPVPSRSINTEGAARPAAIASADPVPPVAGIAHEVTSAEVTSSNVTPIGRLVIAAAPLSFSYPESPNANLIGRVHLRVFVAADGSVKEVAALTGNRALADAAVRAVRRWRYRPPQLNGQPIEAETNVTINFAGDDAVTIAFR